A region of Channa argus isolate prfri chromosome 8, Channa argus male v1.0, whole genome shotgun sequence DNA encodes the following proteins:
- the dnajc6 gene encoding auxilin isoform X1, whose product MSLLGAYKKKTSYDGYESLQLVDSRGDSFGIGRGGGADGGSIAGTLGPKAGPLREEDCSTMDSSDMDASYGGGLLDMVKGGAGKFFSNFKDNLKDTLKDTSTKVMHQVATYTKGELDIAYITSRIIVMTYPAESVQIGYQNHVEDIRSFLDSRHADHYTVFNLSQRNYRGAKFSNRVSECNWPSRQAPGLHNLFAVCKNMHNWLKQNPKNVCVITCSDGRAPSGVLVCAMFCFCHLFNNPVPAMQLLSAKRPGSGLWPSHRRYIGYVCTMVSEKPSLPHSKPLVIKSLTMSPVPCFNKQRSGCRPFCDVLIGETKIFTTAQEYERMREHRVQEGKVVFHLGVSVQGDVVVPVYHMRSTIGGRLQAKMSNTQIFQIQFHTGFISPGTTVLKFNKPELDACDSPEKYPQLFHVILDVDVEEVDKQKDLTPPWEQFPCKDLTPNVLFSCHEEHQEALAIAEPSRPHGGADSKGHGEESEPSDDEMLSLSGQRSNASMGPSKPDPPAPTPAAPAPAEEVDLLGLDGEDINRPCPSSQPPPTAAAATDLLGDLFGAPPQPTSGPSSTQSTPHKVVPNTASPCPSPAPSAFDPFGTGPMPKPPEMMGSFLGQGNMGQPDPFLHAARSPSPTLQPTSLGRSSPVPPTAPTVNIQQQNAKGGWDWNRPATKSTGGGFGMGSRSATTSPTGSVHSTPTHQTKPNTLDPFADIGNLGGSLGGGSGFSSKPTTPTGTTPSLPPMGSPSRPPPSPQHTGGWQPHAGAGFPSWQPGTGSSGAWQPQGQGPAPQPKPSPSHTSMPQTSPLNRPNYNVSFSAMGGGSPSAGSKAQAGMSSKPKATDASFDDLLSGQGFAGAKERKGPRTIAEMRKEEMAKEMDPEKLKILDWIEGKERNIRALLSTMHTVLWEGETRWKPVGMADLVTPEQVKKVYRKAVLVVHPDKATGQPYEQYAKMIFMELNDAWSEFESQGQKPLY is encoded by the exons ATATGGATGCCAGCTATGGAGGGGGTCTGTTGGACATGGTgaaaggaggagctgggaaGTTCTTCAGCAACTTTAAAGACAACCTGAAGGACACCTTGAAAGATACTTCCACCAAGGTCATGCATCAGGTTGCCAC ttaCACTAAAGGGGAGCTGGACATTGCCTACATCACATCACGGATCATAG TGATGACCTACCCAGCAGAGTCGGTTCAGATTGGCTATCAGAACCACGTAGAGGACATCCGCTCATTCCTCGACAGTCGCCACGCCGATCACTACACTGTTTTCAACCTATCGCAGCGCAACTATCGCGGCGCCAAATTCTCCAACAGG GTTTCAGAGTGTAATTGGCCTTCTCGCCAGGCTCCCGGCCTCCACAACCTATTCGCTGTGTGTAAGAACATGCACAACTGGCTCAAACAGAATCCcaagaatgtgtgtgtcatCACCTGTTCG GATGGTCGTGCACCTTCTGGTGTTTTGGTCTGTGCCATGTTCTGCTTCTGCCACCTTTTCAACAACCCCGTTCCTGCCATGCAGCTTCTCAGTGCCAAGAGACCAGGTTCTGGCCTCTGGCCTTCACACCGCAG GTACATTGGTTATGTGTGTACCATGGTGTCAGAGAAGCCCAGTCTGCCCCACTCCAAACCCTTGGTCATCAAGTCCCTCACCATGAGCCCGGTCCCCTGCTTCAACAAGCAGCGTAGCGGCTGCCGTCCTTTCTGCGACGTCCTCATTGGAGAGACAAAGATCTTCACCACTGCACAGGAGTATGAGAGGATGAG AGAGCACAGAGTCCAAGAGGGGAAAGTGGTATTCCATCTGGGCGTGAGTGTGCAAGGAGATGTCGTGGTTCCCGTCTACCATATGAGGTCGACCATTGGAGGACGTCTGCAAGCCAAG ATGTCCAACACACAGATCTTCCAGATTCAGTTCCACACTGGCTTCATTTCTCCTGGAACAACCGTCTTAAAGTTTAACAA ACCAGAGCTGGATGCATGTGACTCTCCTGAGAAGTATCCCCAGCTGTTTCATGTGATACTGGATGTGGATGTTGAGGAGGTAGACAAGCAGAAAGACCTGACGCCGCCGTGGGAGCAGTTTCCCTGCAAAGATCTTACCCCCAATGTTCTTTTCTCCTGCCACGAGGAACATCAGGAAGCACTTGCTATTGCAG AGCCAAGCCGACCCCACGGGGGTGCAGACAGTAAGGGTCATGGCGAAGAGAGCGAGCCCTCTGATGATGAGATGCTGTCTCTCTCTGGCCAGCGAAGCAATGCCAGCATGGGCCCCTCGAAGCCCGACCCCCCAGCCCCAACACCCGCAGCTCCCGCACCTGCTGAGGAAGTGGACCTACTTGGCCTGGATGGGGAAGACATCAACCGGCCATGCCCCTCATCTCAGCCCCCACCtactgcagctgcagccacTGATCTTCTAGGGGATTTGTTTGGGGCCCCACCTCAGCCAACCAGTGGGCCTTCTTCCACCCAGTCAACACCACATAAAGTAGTCCCCAACACTGCCTCCCCATGTCCATCTCCAGCACCATCAG catTTGATCCTTTTGGAACGGGTCCAATGCCTAAACCTCCGGAGATGATGGGTTCATTCCTTGGACAAGGTAACATGGGGCAGCCAGACCCCTTCCTGCATGCTGCTCGCTCTCCATCACCCACCTTACAGCCCACAAGCCTCG GTCGGAGTTCCCCCGTCCCACCCACCGCCCCAACTGTCAACATTCAGCAGCAAAATGCAAAGGGAGGATGGGACTGGAACAGACCCGCTACCAAAAGCACAG GTGGAGGTTTCGGTATGGGGAGTCGATCAGCCACTACCAGTCCCACAGGCTCAGTCCATAGTACCCCCACccaccaaaccaaaccaaacacttTGGACCCGTTTGCTGACATTGGAAACCTGGGCGGAAGCCTTGGAG gagGTTCTGGTTTCTCTAGCAAACCCACCACCCCTACTGGAACAACCCCTTCCTTACCTCCCATGGGATCCCCATCACggcctcctccttctccccaGCACACAGGAGGGTGGCAGCCCCATGCAGGAGCCGGCTTCCCTTCGTGGCAGCCAGGTACTGGAAGCAGTGGAGCATGGCAACCCCAAGGACAGGGTCCAGCGCCGCAGCCAAAGCCCAGCCCCAGCCACACCTCCATGCCTCAGACATCACCCTTAAACCGACCCAACTACAATGTCAGCTTCTCTGCAATGGGAGGAGGCTCACCCAGTGCAGGGAGTAAAGCGCAGGCTGGCATGA GTTCTAAGCCCAAGGCCACGGATGCCAGCTTTGATGACCTGCTATCTGGGCAAGGCTTCGCAGGGGCCAAAGAGAGGAAAGGCCCCAGGACAATAGCAGAGATGAGGAAGGAGGAGATGGCCAAAGAAATGGACCCTGAGAAACTAAAG ATTTTGGACTGGATTGAGGGGAAGGAGCGTAACATTCGTGCCCTGCTGTCCACCATGCACACTGTGCTGTGGGAGGGAGAGACGCGCTGGAAGCCTGTGGGCATGGCTGACCTGGTTACCCCAGAACAAGTCAAGAAGGTCTACCGCAAGGCCGTCCTGGTTGTCCACCCAGATAAG GCAACAGGACAACCATATGAACAATATGCCAAGATGATTTTCATGGAACTAAATGATGCCTGGTCAGAATTTGAAAGCCAAGGACAAAAACCCCTCTACTGA
- the dnajc6 gene encoding auxilin isoform X7: MAACLLVKVAVAPADDSSWQLVSECNWPSRQAPGLHNLFAVCKNMHNWLKQNPKNVCVITCSDGRAPSGVLVCAMFCFCHLFNNPVPAMQLLSAKRPGSGLWPSHRRYIGYVCTMVSEKPSLPHSKPLVIKSLTMSPVPCFNKQRSGCRPFCDVLIGETKIFTTAQEYERMREHRVQEGKVVFHLGVSVQGDVVVPVYHMRSTIGGRLQAKMSNTQIFQIQFHTGFISPGTTVLKFNKPELDACDSPEKYPQLFHVILDVDVEEVDKQKDLTPPWEQFPCKDLTPNVLFSCHEEHQEALAIAEPSRPHGGADSKGHGEESEPSDDEMLSLSGQRSNASMGPSKPDPPAPTPAAPAPAEEVDLLGLDGEDINRPCPSSQPPPTAAAATDLLGDLFGAPPQPTSGPSSTQSTPHKVVPNTASPCPSPAPSAFDPFGTGPMPKPPEMMGSFLGQGNMGQPDPFLHAARSPSPTLQPTSLGRSSPVPPTAPTVNIQQQNAKGGWDWNRPATKSTGGGFGMGSRSATTSPTGSVHSTPTHQTKPNTLDPFADIGNLGGSLGGGSGFSSKPTTPTGTTPSLPPMGSPSRPPPSPQHTGGWQPHAGAGFPSWQPGTGSSGAWQPQGQGPAPQPKPSPSHTSMPQTSPLNRPNYNVSFSAMGGGSPSAGSKAQAGMSSKPKATDASFDDLLSGQGFAGAKERKGPRTIAEMRKEEMAKEMDPEKLKILDWIEGKERNIRALLSTMHTVLWEGETRWKPVGMADLVTPEQVKKVYRKAVLVVHPDKATGQPYEQYAKMIFMELNDAWSEFESQGQKPLY, translated from the exons ATGGCCGCCTGTCTGCTTGTGAAAGTTGCTGTAGCTCCAGCAGATGACTCATCATGGCAACTG GTTTCAGAGTGTAATTGGCCTTCTCGCCAGGCTCCCGGCCTCCACAACCTATTCGCTGTGTGTAAGAACATGCACAACTGGCTCAAACAGAATCCcaagaatgtgtgtgtcatCACCTGTTCG GATGGTCGTGCACCTTCTGGTGTTTTGGTCTGTGCCATGTTCTGCTTCTGCCACCTTTTCAACAACCCCGTTCCTGCCATGCAGCTTCTCAGTGCCAAGAGACCAGGTTCTGGCCTCTGGCCTTCACACCGCAG GTACATTGGTTATGTGTGTACCATGGTGTCAGAGAAGCCCAGTCTGCCCCACTCCAAACCCTTGGTCATCAAGTCCCTCACCATGAGCCCGGTCCCCTGCTTCAACAAGCAGCGTAGCGGCTGCCGTCCTTTCTGCGACGTCCTCATTGGAGAGACAAAGATCTTCACCACTGCACAGGAGTATGAGAGGATGAG AGAGCACAGAGTCCAAGAGGGGAAAGTGGTATTCCATCTGGGCGTGAGTGTGCAAGGAGATGTCGTGGTTCCCGTCTACCATATGAGGTCGACCATTGGAGGACGTCTGCAAGCCAAG ATGTCCAACACACAGATCTTCCAGATTCAGTTCCACACTGGCTTCATTTCTCCTGGAACAACCGTCTTAAAGTTTAACAA ACCAGAGCTGGATGCATGTGACTCTCCTGAGAAGTATCCCCAGCTGTTTCATGTGATACTGGATGTGGATGTTGAGGAGGTAGACAAGCAGAAAGACCTGACGCCGCCGTGGGAGCAGTTTCCCTGCAAAGATCTTACCCCCAATGTTCTTTTCTCCTGCCACGAGGAACATCAGGAAGCACTTGCTATTGCAG AGCCAAGCCGACCCCACGGGGGTGCAGACAGTAAGGGTCATGGCGAAGAGAGCGAGCCCTCTGATGATGAGATGCTGTCTCTCTCTGGCCAGCGAAGCAATGCCAGCATGGGCCCCTCGAAGCCCGACCCCCCAGCCCCAACACCCGCAGCTCCCGCACCTGCTGAGGAAGTGGACCTACTTGGCCTGGATGGGGAAGACATCAACCGGCCATGCCCCTCATCTCAGCCCCCACCtactgcagctgcagccacTGATCTTCTAGGGGATTTGTTTGGGGCCCCACCTCAGCCAACCAGTGGGCCTTCTTCCACCCAGTCAACACCACATAAAGTAGTCCCCAACACTGCCTCCCCATGTCCATCTCCAGCACCATCAG catTTGATCCTTTTGGAACGGGTCCAATGCCTAAACCTCCGGAGATGATGGGTTCATTCCTTGGACAAGGTAACATGGGGCAGCCAGACCCCTTCCTGCATGCTGCTCGCTCTCCATCACCCACCTTACAGCCCACAAGCCTCG GTCGGAGTTCCCCCGTCCCACCCACCGCCCCAACTGTCAACATTCAGCAGCAAAATGCAAAGGGAGGATGGGACTGGAACAGACCCGCTACCAAAAGCACAG GTGGAGGTTTCGGTATGGGGAGTCGATCAGCCACTACCAGTCCCACAGGCTCAGTCCATAGTACCCCCACccaccaaaccaaaccaaacacttTGGACCCGTTTGCTGACATTGGAAACCTGGGCGGAAGCCTTGGAG gagGTTCTGGTTTCTCTAGCAAACCCACCACCCCTACTGGAACAACCCCTTCCTTACCTCCCATGGGATCCCCATCACggcctcctccttctccccaGCACACAGGAGGGTGGCAGCCCCATGCAGGAGCCGGCTTCCCTTCGTGGCAGCCAGGTACTGGAAGCAGTGGAGCATGGCAACCCCAAGGACAGGGTCCAGCGCCGCAGCCAAAGCCCAGCCCCAGCCACACCTCCATGCCTCAGACATCACCCTTAAACCGACCCAACTACAATGTCAGCTTCTCTGCAATGGGAGGAGGCTCACCCAGTGCAGGGAGTAAAGCGCAGGCTGGCATGA GTTCTAAGCCCAAGGCCACGGATGCCAGCTTTGATGACCTGCTATCTGGGCAAGGCTTCGCAGGGGCCAAAGAGAGGAAAGGCCCCAGGACAATAGCAGAGATGAGGAAGGAGGAGATGGCCAAAGAAATGGACCCTGAGAAACTAAAG ATTTTGGACTGGATTGAGGGGAAGGAGCGTAACATTCGTGCCCTGCTGTCCACCATGCACACTGTGCTGTGGGAGGGAGAGACGCGCTGGAAGCCTGTGGGCATGGCTGACCTGGTTACCCCAGAACAAGTCAAGAAGGTCTACCGCAAGGCCGTCCTGGTTGTCCACCCAGATAAG GCAACAGGACAACCATATGAACAATATGCCAAGATGATTTTCATGGAACTAAATGATGCCTGGTCAGAATTTGAAAGCCAAGGACAAAAACCCCTCTACTGA
- the dnajc6 gene encoding auxilin isoform X4, with protein sequence MDASYGGGLLDMVKGGAGKFFSNFKDNLKDTLKDTSTKVMHQVATYTKGELDIAYITSRIIVMTYPAESVQIGYQNHVEDIRSFLDSRHADHYTVFNLSQRNYRGAKFSNRVSECNWPSRQAPGLHNLFAVCKNMHNWLKQNPKNVCVITCSDGRAPSGVLVCAMFCFCHLFNNPVPAMQLLSAKRPGSGLWPSHRRYIGYVCTMVSEKPSLPHSKPLVIKSLTMSPVPCFNKQRSGCRPFCDVLIGETKIFTTAQEYERMREHRVQEGKVVFHLGVSVQGDVVVPVYHMRSTIGGRLQAKMSNTQIFQIQFHTGFISPGTTVLKFNKPELDACDSPEKYPQLFHVILDVDVEEVDKQKDLTPPWEQFPCKDLTPNVLFSCHEEHQEALAIAEPSRPHGGADSKGHGEESEPSDDEMLSLSGQRSNASMGPSKPDPPAPTPAAPAPAEEVDLLGLDGEDINRPCPSSQPPPTAAAATDLLGDLFGAPPQPTSGPSSTQSTPHKVVPNTASPCPSPAPSAFDPFGTGPMPKPPEMMGSFLGQGNMGQPDPFLHAARSPSPTLQPTSLGRSSPVPPTAPTVNIQQQNAKGGWDWNRPATKSTGGGFGMGSRSATTSPTGSVHSTPTHQTKPNTLDPFADIGNLGGSLGGGSGFSSKPTTPTGTTPSLPPMGSPSRPPPSPQHTGGWQPHAGAGFPSWQPGTGSSGAWQPQGQGPAPQPKPSPSHTSMPQTSPLNRPNYNVSFSAMGGGSPSAGSKAQAGMSSKPKATDASFDDLLSGQGFAGAKERKGPRTIAEMRKEEMAKEMDPEKLKILDWIEGKERNIRALLSTMHTVLWEGETRWKPVGMADLVTPEQVKKVYRKAVLVVHPDKATGQPYEQYAKMIFMELNDAWSEFESQGQKPLY encoded by the exons ATGGATGCCAGCTATGGAGGGGGTCTGTTGGACATGGTgaaaggaggagctgggaaGTTCTTCAGCAACTTTAAAGACAACCTGAAGGACACCTTGAAAGATACTTCCACCAAGGTCATGCATCAGGTTGCCAC ttaCACTAAAGGGGAGCTGGACATTGCCTACATCACATCACGGATCATAG TGATGACCTACCCAGCAGAGTCGGTTCAGATTGGCTATCAGAACCACGTAGAGGACATCCGCTCATTCCTCGACAGTCGCCACGCCGATCACTACACTGTTTTCAACCTATCGCAGCGCAACTATCGCGGCGCCAAATTCTCCAACAGG GTTTCAGAGTGTAATTGGCCTTCTCGCCAGGCTCCCGGCCTCCACAACCTATTCGCTGTGTGTAAGAACATGCACAACTGGCTCAAACAGAATCCcaagaatgtgtgtgtcatCACCTGTTCG GATGGTCGTGCACCTTCTGGTGTTTTGGTCTGTGCCATGTTCTGCTTCTGCCACCTTTTCAACAACCCCGTTCCTGCCATGCAGCTTCTCAGTGCCAAGAGACCAGGTTCTGGCCTCTGGCCTTCACACCGCAG GTACATTGGTTATGTGTGTACCATGGTGTCAGAGAAGCCCAGTCTGCCCCACTCCAAACCCTTGGTCATCAAGTCCCTCACCATGAGCCCGGTCCCCTGCTTCAACAAGCAGCGTAGCGGCTGCCGTCCTTTCTGCGACGTCCTCATTGGAGAGACAAAGATCTTCACCACTGCACAGGAGTATGAGAGGATGAG AGAGCACAGAGTCCAAGAGGGGAAAGTGGTATTCCATCTGGGCGTGAGTGTGCAAGGAGATGTCGTGGTTCCCGTCTACCATATGAGGTCGACCATTGGAGGACGTCTGCAAGCCAAG ATGTCCAACACACAGATCTTCCAGATTCAGTTCCACACTGGCTTCATTTCTCCTGGAACAACCGTCTTAAAGTTTAACAA ACCAGAGCTGGATGCATGTGACTCTCCTGAGAAGTATCCCCAGCTGTTTCATGTGATACTGGATGTGGATGTTGAGGAGGTAGACAAGCAGAAAGACCTGACGCCGCCGTGGGAGCAGTTTCCCTGCAAAGATCTTACCCCCAATGTTCTTTTCTCCTGCCACGAGGAACATCAGGAAGCACTTGCTATTGCAG AGCCAAGCCGACCCCACGGGGGTGCAGACAGTAAGGGTCATGGCGAAGAGAGCGAGCCCTCTGATGATGAGATGCTGTCTCTCTCTGGCCAGCGAAGCAATGCCAGCATGGGCCCCTCGAAGCCCGACCCCCCAGCCCCAACACCCGCAGCTCCCGCACCTGCTGAGGAAGTGGACCTACTTGGCCTGGATGGGGAAGACATCAACCGGCCATGCCCCTCATCTCAGCCCCCACCtactgcagctgcagccacTGATCTTCTAGGGGATTTGTTTGGGGCCCCACCTCAGCCAACCAGTGGGCCTTCTTCCACCCAGTCAACACCACATAAAGTAGTCCCCAACACTGCCTCCCCATGTCCATCTCCAGCACCATCAG catTTGATCCTTTTGGAACGGGTCCAATGCCTAAACCTCCGGAGATGATGGGTTCATTCCTTGGACAAGGTAACATGGGGCAGCCAGACCCCTTCCTGCATGCTGCTCGCTCTCCATCACCCACCTTACAGCCCACAAGCCTCG GTCGGAGTTCCCCCGTCCCACCCACCGCCCCAACTGTCAACATTCAGCAGCAAAATGCAAAGGGAGGATGGGACTGGAACAGACCCGCTACCAAAAGCACAG GTGGAGGTTTCGGTATGGGGAGTCGATCAGCCACTACCAGTCCCACAGGCTCAGTCCATAGTACCCCCACccaccaaaccaaaccaaacacttTGGACCCGTTTGCTGACATTGGAAACCTGGGCGGAAGCCTTGGAG gagGTTCTGGTTTCTCTAGCAAACCCACCACCCCTACTGGAACAACCCCTTCCTTACCTCCCATGGGATCCCCATCACggcctcctccttctccccaGCACACAGGAGGGTGGCAGCCCCATGCAGGAGCCGGCTTCCCTTCGTGGCAGCCAGGTACTGGAAGCAGTGGAGCATGGCAACCCCAAGGACAGGGTCCAGCGCCGCAGCCAAAGCCCAGCCCCAGCCACACCTCCATGCCTCAGACATCACCCTTAAACCGACCCAACTACAATGTCAGCTTCTCTGCAATGGGAGGAGGCTCACCCAGTGCAGGGAGTAAAGCGCAGGCTGGCATGA GTTCTAAGCCCAAGGCCACGGATGCCAGCTTTGATGACCTGCTATCTGGGCAAGGCTTCGCAGGGGCCAAAGAGAGGAAAGGCCCCAGGACAATAGCAGAGATGAGGAAGGAGGAGATGGCCAAAGAAATGGACCCTGAGAAACTAAAG ATTTTGGACTGGATTGAGGGGAAGGAGCGTAACATTCGTGCCCTGCTGTCCACCATGCACACTGTGCTGTGGGAGGGAGAGACGCGCTGGAAGCCTGTGGGCATGGCTGACCTGGTTACCCCAGAACAAGTCAAGAAGGTCTACCGCAAGGCCGTCCTGGTTGTCCACCCAGATAAG GCAACAGGACAACCATATGAACAATATGCCAAGATGATTTTCATGGAACTAAATGATGCCTGGTCAGAATTTGAAAGCCAAGGACAAAAACCCCTCTACTGA